In Nicotiana tabacum cultivar K326 chromosome 21, ASM71507v2, whole genome shotgun sequence, one DNA window encodes the following:
- the LOC107820186 gene encoding zinc finger BED domain-containing protein DAYSLEEPER yields the protein MATPETPATPATPTENHEIVLKNEIVHEHSNEMVPDDEMIHEHSHEMVPENEMIHEHNHELVPENEMMHEHNHEMVQEHEMTHEHHIVLGNEIVPGDEMVRDNEMIPLNEMVLAEPQPNYIETPPNDLETQPSKRRKKKSIVWEHFTIENVGAGTRRACCKQCKQSFAYSTGSKVAGTSHLKRHIAKGACPVVLRNQQSNQSSPYNTPSKMSGYGGSNDAPKRRYRTASSPYLAFDPDRCRQEISRMIIMHDYPLHMVEHPGFLTFVQHLQPRFDMVSFNTVQGDCVATYLKEKQAIQKVIGGVPGRICLTLDMWSSCYTVGYVFITGQFIDSEWKIHRKILNVIMEPYPDSDTAFSHAVAACLSDWSMEGKLFSVTINQPIGDAAVDNLRALLSVKNPLVLNGQLLVGNCLARTLSSIAQDAFHFLHGTVKKVRDSVKYVKTSESHEEKFIELKQQLQVPSTKTLALDDRTQWNTTYEMLLAASELKEVFSCLDTSDPDYKDAPSVEDWKQVETLCTYLKILFDTANLLTAPTIPTTNTFFHEAWKIQLELARAAASEDPSISSLTKTMQEKFDKYWKTCCLMLAIAVVMDPRFKMKLVEFSFTKIYGEEAATYVKIVEEGIHELFLEYVALPLPLTPTYAEEANGGAIKQENAQDLGASSNGAGLTDFDAYIMETTSQQSRSELDQYLEESLLPRVHEFDVVGWWKLNRMKYPTLSKMARDILSVPVSTVPADSVFCTVGKEMDQYRCSLRPETVEALICAKDWLQNASVDTLHAPIKMEVPI from the coding sequence ATGGCGACACCAGAAACCCCTGCTACACCAGCAACCCCCACTGAGAATCATGAGATCGTGCTGAAAAATGAGATTGTACATGAACATAGCAATGAGATGGTGCCGGACGATGAGATGATACATGAACATAGTCATGAGATGGTGCCGGAAAATGAGATGATACATGAACATAATCATGAGTTGGTGCCGGAAAATGAGATGATGCATGAACATAATCATGAGATGGTGCAGGAACATGAGATGACACATGAACATCACATAGTGCTTGGCAATGAGATAGTCCCTGGCGATGAAATGGTTCGAGACAATGAGATGATCCCACTAAATGAGATGGTCCTTGCGGAGCCACAACCAAACTATATCGAAACACCTCCAAATGATCTAGAAACACAACCCAGCAAGCGTAGGAAAAAGAAGTCAATAGTTTGGGAACACTTCACCATTGAAAACGTTGGTGCTGGAACTAGAAGGGCATGCTGTAAGCAGTGCAAGCAATCATTTGCGTATAGTACAGGTTCAAAAGTAGCAGGCACTAGTCACCTGAAACGCCATATTGCAAAAGGAGCCTGTCCAGTTGTCCTACGTAACCAACAGAGTAATCAATCCAGCCCATATAATACACCTTCTAAGATGAGTGGATATGGGGGTAGTAACGATGCGCCAAAACGACGTTATCGGACTGCTTCTTCTCCTTACCTTGCTTTTGATCCAGACCGGTGCCGCCAGGAGATCTCTAGGATGATCATCATGCACGACTATCCTCTTCACATGGTTGAGCATCCAGGCTTTCTTACTTTTGTCCAGCATCTTCAACCTCGTTTTGATATGGTGAGCTTCAACACCGTGCAAGGAGATTGTGTGGCAACTTATCTTAAAGAGAAGCAAGCCATTCAGAAAGTGATTGGGGGAGTGCCTGGGCGAATCTGCTTAACACTTGATATGTGGTCCTCCTGCTACACTGTCGGCTATGTGTTCATAACTGGGCAGTTTATTGACAGTGAGTGGAAAATTCACAGGAAAATACTCAATGTCATCATGGAACCATATCCAGATTCTGACACGGCTTTCAGCCACGCTGTTGCCGCTTGCCTTTCTGACTGGAGTATGGAGGGGAAGTTATTTTCTGTCACTATTAATCAACCAATCGGTGATGCAGCTGTTGATAATCTTAGAGCTTTACTCTCAGTGAAGAACCCTCTTGTGCTCAATGGTCAGTTGTTGGTCGGAAATTGTCTTGCTCGAACTTTGAGCAGCATTGCCCAAGATGCGTTTCATTTTTTGCATGGAACTGTTAAGAAAGTAAGAGATAGCGTAAAGTATGTGAAAACATCAGAATCTCATGAGGAAAAGTTTATTGAGCTCAAACAGCAGCTTCAGGTGCCAAGCACAAAGACGTTGGCGCTTGATGACCGAACACAATGGAACACAACATATGAGATGTTGTTGGCTGCGTCAGAGCTAAAGGAAGTATTTTCATGCTTGGATACATCTGATCCTGATTACAAGGATGCCCCATCTGTTGAAGATTGGAAGCAAGTTGAGACTCTGTGTACTTACTTGAAAATCCTCTTTGACACTGCCAATCTTCTGACTGCACCAACAATTCCAACAACCAATACATTCTTTCATGAAGCATGGAAGATTCAATTGGAACTGGCTCGTGCTGCAGCAAGTGAAGATCCATCCATTAGCAGCCTTACCAAAACAATGCAAGAGAAGTTCGATAAATACTGGAAGACTTGTTGTCTGATGTTAGCTATTGCCGTAGTAATGGATCCACGCTTCAAAATGAAACTCGTTGAATTCAGTTTTACGAAAATATATGGGGAAGAAGCTGCTACCTATGTGAAGATTGTTGAAGAGGGAATCCACGAGCTCTTCCTTGAATATGTGGCACTTCCTCTGCCTCTGACCCCAACTTATGCTGAAGAGGCAAATGGTGGGGCTATAAAGCAGGAGAACGCCCAAGACCTCGGTGCCTCTAGTAATGGGGCCGGACTTACAGATTTTGATGCCTACATTATGGAGACCACAAGCCAGCAGTCAAGGTCAGAACTCGATCAATATTTGGAAGAATCCTTGTTGCCTCGTGTTCACGAGTTTGATGTTGTGGGGTGGTGGAAACTTAACAGAATGAAGTACCCTACTCTATCGAAAATGGCTCGTGATATCTTGTCAGTTCCAGTTTCAACCGTTCCAGCTGATTCTGTATTTTGCACGGTAGGCAAAGAGATGGATCAGTACAGGTGTTCCTTGCGACCTGAGACCGTGGAGGCCCTCATCTGTGCCAAGGACTGGCTTCAGAACGCATCAGTAGATACTTTACACGCGCCAATTAAAATGGAAGTCCCAATTTAG